A single Corynebacterium resistens DSM 45100 DNA region contains:
- a CDS encoding DUF4040 family protein, whose translation MAILAIPAVLLIALACVPLLVKILDRNAGWPLALAFLSLAGFLISQAKDVLHGSGIFWTHSWIKGFLSGSTAQNPAELTSVPENISYNTAFSGDMQIALRLDALSLAFTLLALIIGAVVFIYSTRYLHRGTKILSFYSLMTTFMLAVVVLFLADDVVLLFIGWELVSLASFFLIARAGSSGEAGSIRTLLLTFTGGLFLVAALAVMVATTGTMSVTEIIASPRWEEEPVRIGLVAILIALAAFSKAAQIPFHFWLPEAMAADTPVSAFLHAAAVVKAGIFLLLRFNALFKGVAMWHYVLIVVGMTTAVMAAVFAMQKTDLKKLTAYSTVSQLGWIVATIGVGTPFAISAAIAHTAAHALFKSSLFMLVGVVDHQAGSRDIRRLGPLWRQMPLTFGSAVIAAASMAAIPPTFGFVSKEGMLEAFTEAPFNSIGVGLLLFVAGVGALATLLYSARYVFGAFIDGKRDMSHVKEAQLSLLLPAALPGVLSLPLVLFMSSANHPIDAVVEATGAGEAHTHLALWHGVTLPLVISLIVMAVGLVAILNRRRVFDPLEDRRLGLIAGEDIIQKVEDLSTRLGKILARPAASIAPSRHVVWILSMIILLAAFAVMGPGRLEGITALAPRISGIDRPEDLIGLIIVAAATISLTATRSRFASVVLVGVIGAGVSWVMLTLGAPDVAQTQLLVEFCVVVIMMLVIRHQPRLYLREGENRTKFATTLAVIMGLITFFGVWLLIGRHDKPQIAQWYLENTPDISGANNVVAAILVEFRAFDTMGELIVLGMAGIVIAAIIGSIPRSPFPGYGPGSTAELFRAPGSHRFPDVHKVPELAPFYSKYLRSTYLNSIISRMALRPLLPVLIILSAVVFWRGHQAPGGGFLAALIAACALFYLYLGRASARKLGSDELGYRLVGSGILLALLTGMAGFFEGSFLAPLHTEIAGVHLTTSLLFDGGVYLAVIGLIVIVINQMGGRERPGVNPSDMPFGRRQATFSPKLSSLKNSREHHPVEGKRADNAKKISPVAVHVGGSHITLNPSEVRKHAEDERRSESGPRAGSESARAGVDNKKKPPKNQKKTSNDEEGDSEK comes from the coding sequence GTGGCCATTCTCGCCATTCCCGCCGTCCTACTCATCGCCCTAGCCTGCGTGCCACTTTTGGTTAAAATCCTCGACCGCAACGCGGGTTGGCCATTGGCGCTCGCATTCTTGAGCTTGGCTGGGTTCCTCATCTCGCAGGCGAAAGACGTCCTACACGGGTCTGGCATCTTCTGGACTCACTCGTGGATCAAAGGTTTCCTTTCCGGCAGCACAGCGCAGAACCCCGCCGAACTCACCTCCGTCCCCGAGAACATCTCTTATAACACCGCTTTCAGCGGAGACATGCAGATCGCCCTGCGTTTGGATGCGCTGAGCCTCGCCTTCACGCTTCTCGCGCTCATCATCGGCGCGGTGGTTTTCATCTATTCCACGCGTTACCTGCACCGTGGAACCAAGATCTTGAGTTTCTACTCGCTCATGACCACCTTCATGCTGGCCGTGGTTGTCCTGTTCCTGGCCGACGACGTAGTGCTACTGTTCATCGGTTGGGAGCTGGTCAGCTTGGCGTCATTCTTCCTGATCGCCCGGGCCGGCTCCAGCGGCGAGGCAGGCTCCATCCGCACCCTGCTGCTCACCTTTACCGGCGGGCTGTTCTTAGTCGCTGCGTTAGCGGTCATGGTGGCGACCACCGGAACGATGAGCGTAACTGAAATCATCGCCTCCCCACGGTGGGAAGAGGAGCCCGTGCGCATCGGGTTGGTAGCAATTCTCATTGCGCTGGCCGCCTTCTCGAAAGCCGCGCAGATCCCATTCCACTTCTGGCTCCCAGAGGCCATGGCTGCGGATACCCCAGTTTCTGCATTCCTGCACGCAGCCGCGGTGGTAAAGGCCGGCATCTTCCTGCTGCTGCGCTTCAATGCTCTATTCAAAGGCGTTGCGATGTGGCACTACGTGCTGATCGTAGTGGGAATGACCACTGCCGTGATGGCCGCTGTCTTCGCGATGCAGAAAACTGACCTGAAGAAGCTCACCGCCTACTCCACCGTCTCTCAACTCGGGTGGATCGTTGCCACTATCGGCGTGGGCACCCCCTTCGCAATCTCCGCGGCGATCGCGCATACCGCCGCGCACGCACTATTTAAGTCGTCTCTATTCATGCTGGTTGGTGTGGTTGATCACCAGGCAGGTTCCCGCGATATTCGCCGCTTGGGCCCATTGTGGCGCCAAATGCCATTGACGTTTGGCTCCGCGGTCATCGCCGCCGCCTCAATGGCAGCGATTCCCCCAACCTTCGGTTTCGTTTCCAAGGAAGGAATGCTGGAAGCGTTTACGGAAGCGCCCTTTAACTCCATTGGCGTAGGTCTTCTGCTGTTCGTCGCGGGCGTCGGTGCTTTGGCTACTCTGCTGTATTCCGCCCGCTATGTCTTCGGCGCGTTCATCGACGGCAAACGCGATATGTCCCACGTCAAGGAAGCCCAGCTTTCCTTGCTTTTGCCGGCTGCGCTTCCCGGTGTGCTGAGCCTGCCTTTGGTGCTGTTCATGAGCAGCGCCAATCACCCTATCGATGCTGTGGTTGAGGCCACCGGTGCCGGCGAAGCACACACCCATTTGGCGCTGTGGCATGGTGTGACTCTTCCCTTAGTCATCTCACTCATTGTCATGGCTGTGGGGCTGGTGGCTATTCTTAACCGACGCCGCGTTTTCGACCCGCTCGAGGACCGCCGGCTGGGGCTTATTGCTGGCGAAGACATCATCCAGAAAGTGGAAGACCTATCCACGCGCCTTGGCAAGATCTTGGCTCGCCCAGCTGCTTCTATTGCACCTTCCCGCCACGTCGTATGGATCCTGAGCATGATCATCCTGCTCGCCGCGTTTGCGGTCATGGGTCCGGGCCGTCTCGAGGGCATCACTGCACTAGCCCCGCGTATTTCGGGCATCGATCGCCCGGAAGATCTCATTGGTCTGATCATCGTCGCTGCAGCCACAATCAGCTTGACCGCAACTCGTTCCCGTTTCGCTTCCGTAGTCCTCGTAGGCGTTATCGGTGCTGGCGTATCTTGGGTCATGCTCACTTTGGGCGCGCCCGACGTAGCGCAAACCCAGCTGCTGGTGGAGTTCTGCGTTGTGGTCATCATGATGCTGGTCATCCGTCACCAACCGCGCCTGTACTTGCGCGAAGGCGAAAACCGCACAAAGTTCGCTACAACCTTGGCGGTAATCATGGGGTTGATCACCTTCTTCGGTGTGTGGCTGCTGATCGGCCGTCACGATAAGCCACAGATCGCGCAGTGGTATCTGGAAAACACCCCGGATATTTCCGGCGCCAACAATGTAGTCGCAGCCATCCTCGTGGAATTCCGTGCCTTCGATACGATGGGCGAGCTCATCGTCTTGGGCATGGCCGGTATCGTCATCGCAGCGATCATAGGCTCCATCCCCCGCTCCCCTTTCCCGGGATATGGCCCCGGTTCCACTGCAGAACTTTTCCGTGCGCCGGGTTCGCACCGTTTCCCGGATGTGCACAAAGTGCCGGAACTTGCGCCGTTCTATTCCAAATACCTTCGCTCGACATACCTGAACTCCATCATCTCCCGCATGGCACTGCGCCCGCTACTGCCGGTTCTCATCATTCTTTCCGCAGTGGTGTTCTGGCGCGGTCACCAAGCACCTGGTGGCGGCTTCCTCGCAGCTCTTATCGCTGCATGTGCGCTGTTCTACCTGTACCTCGGCAGGGCTTCCGCCCGGAAGCTGGGCAGTGATGAACTCGGCTACCGGCTTGTTGGATCGGGCATACTTTTGGCACTGCTCACGGGCATGGCAGGTTTCTTCGAAGGCAGTTTCCTTGCGCCATTGCACACCGAAATCGCGGGCGTGCATCTGACGACTTCTCTCCTGTTCGATGGTGGCGTGTACCTAGCGGTTATCGGTTTGATCGTGATCGTCATCAACCAAATGGGAGGGCGCGAACGTCCCGGTGTCAACCCTTCGGATATGCCTTTTGGTCGACGCCAAGCGACATTCAGCCCAAAACTCAGCAGTCTGAAGAACTCCCGGGAACACCATCCCGTGGAGGGAAAGCGGGCAGACAATGCGAAGAAAATCAGCCCTGTAGCTGTGCATGTGGGTGGTTCTCACATCACATTGAATCCAAGTGAAGTCAGAAAGCACGCAGAGGACGAACGCCGTTCCGAATCCGGCCCTAGGGCGGGAAGTGAAAGCGCGCGGGCCGGCGTCGACAACAAAAAGAAACCACCCAAAAACCAGAAGAAAACCAGCAACGACGAGGAAGGAGACAGCGAGAAATGA
- a CDS encoding cation:proton antiporter subunit C — translation MIIAAIIAVLVAGGVYLVMQRGMMRLILGVTLISHAVNVLILATGNSAWRQDPLMDRATAGEAADPLPQAFVLTAIVISMAATAVMLALTALGRDDDTRNPEDPERTARRNRVLNTTGHGLNRAGSGDRLAKQAADQKLSEETSQGVARGADRKVTGRGGHKAHTEVQQKDGDAQ, via the coding sequence ATGATCATCGCAGCAATCATCGCCGTCCTCGTAGCTGGGGGCGTGTACCTCGTGATGCAACGAGGCATGATGCGCCTGATTTTGGGAGTGACGTTGATTAGCCACGCGGTCAACGTGCTGATCCTCGCGACAGGAAACTCGGCATGGCGGCAAGACCCGCTGATGGATCGCGCAACCGCCGGTGAAGCGGCGGATCCCCTGCCACAAGCGTTTGTGCTGACAGCAATTGTGATTTCCATGGCTGCGACCGCGGTGATGCTGGCACTCACAGCGCTGGGGCGCGATGACGATACCCGGAACCCGGAGGATCCGGAGCGCACCGCACGTCGTAACCGCGTACTCAACACCACCGGTCATGGCCTGAATCGGGCCGGTTCCGGAGACCGGTTGGCAAAGCAGGCTGCAGACCAAAAACTCAGTGAAGAAACCAGCCAGGGTGTAGCCCGCGGTGCGGACCGGAAAGTTACAGGGCGCGGCGGGCACAAGGCTCACACTGAGGTTCAGCAGAAAGACGGTGATGCACAATGA
- a CDS encoding monovalent cation/H+ antiporter subunit D family protein, which produces MTSGALLSLFIVVPLLSAGLAAMLPWGFGRRALGFVVPIAGIGGSIVLLTKVAGANPGVLADNVGAFPGGISIPLVADSFSAIMLLTTAVVSLAAVWFADIVGETRARFFPALALMLLGGAWGALLTADLFNLFVFIEVMLMPSFGLIAMTGTWARLSSARMFIIVNLMTSLVLVTGVSLTYGVVGTTNLAALAGSAGPRGGIEFAEGVTGSQWQLVVALGLVLLALAVKAGLAPVHTWLPRAYPATSPAVMALFSGLHTKVAVYAILRVFMTTFEGDISWAWGVLAFSVVGMFVGSFAGLAEFSVRTVIGYQMVNGIPFMLIALAFLNNHPHMMLSAGLFYMLHHMVVASALIMSSGAIEETYGTGTLKPLSGIMRRDPFVSVIFAAGALAIVGLPPFSGLWGKVGLVMGMAFDGTWRAWIAIGAIIITSVGALFSMIYLWREVFWGRQMNAKECPPDLNVPARYVLPSATMMVLSVAMFFGAGPVFNLTGKATDSLTDTTAYVREVLGPDDKPAVGRVLPAGPSGMDNVPEGMRSAAGANADKERSDRRERSIPEQHNSTDPRVDSPQSKSSEANTRKAGA; this is translated from the coding sequence ATGACTTCCGGCGCGCTTCTTTCACTGTTCATCGTCGTGCCACTGCTTTCCGCAGGTCTGGCGGCCATGCTGCCATGGGGATTTGGGCGACGCGCACTGGGGTTCGTTGTGCCTATCGCCGGCATCGGTGGCTCGATCGTGCTGCTCACCAAGGTTGCCGGGGCGAACCCGGGAGTTCTGGCTGACAACGTTGGCGCCTTCCCCGGCGGTATCTCCATTCCGCTGGTAGCCGATTCTTTTTCGGCCATCATGCTTCTGACCACAGCGGTGGTCAGTCTTGCAGCAGTGTGGTTCGCCGATATCGTTGGCGAAACCCGCGCGCGATTCTTCCCTGCCCTCGCACTGATGTTGCTGGGTGGCGCTTGGGGTGCGCTGCTGACTGCGGATCTGTTCAACCTCTTCGTGTTCATCGAAGTGATGCTGATGCCTTCATTCGGCCTGATCGCCATGACAGGTACATGGGCTAGGTTGTCCAGTGCACGTATGTTCATCATCGTGAATCTGATGACCTCGCTGGTGCTCGTTACGGGTGTGAGCTTGACCTATGGAGTTGTGGGTACCACGAACCTGGCAGCATTGGCTGGTTCCGCCGGACCCCGCGGTGGCATCGAATTCGCTGAAGGTGTGACCGGCAGCCAATGGCAATTGGTTGTAGCACTGGGCTTGGTGCTTCTGGCGCTTGCCGTGAAAGCTGGCTTGGCGCCAGTGCACACGTGGCTTCCCCGGGCCTACCCTGCAACTTCGCCGGCAGTCATGGCGCTGTTTTCCGGGTTGCACACTAAAGTCGCGGTGTACGCAATCCTGCGTGTGTTCATGACAACCTTTGAAGGCGATATCTCCTGGGCATGGGGTGTGCTGGCATTCTCGGTGGTGGGCATGTTCGTCGGTTCCTTCGCCGGGTTGGCGGAGTTTTCCGTGCGCACCGTCATCGGTTATCAGATGGTCAACGGCATCCCATTCATGCTGATTGCATTGGCGTTCCTCAACAATCACCCACACATGATGCTAAGCGCGGGGCTGTTCTACATGCTGCACCACATGGTGGTGGCTTCAGCCTTGATCATGTCCTCCGGCGCGATCGAAGAAACCTACGGAACCGGCACGTTGAAACCGCTCTCGGGCATTATGCGGCGTGATCCTTTTGTATCCGTGATTTTCGCCGCTGGAGCTTTGGCCATCGTGGGTTTGCCGCCGTTTTCCGGTCTATGGGGCAAAGTCGGGTTGGTTATGGGCATGGCTTTCGATGGCACGTGGAGGGCATGGATCGCCATTGGTGCAATCATCATCACGTCCGTTGGCGCATTGTTCTCCATGATCTACTTATGGCGCGAGGTATTTTGGGGGCGCCAAATGAATGCGAAGGAATGCCCACCAGACCTGAATGTTCCCGCTCGCTACGTGCTGCCCAGTGCAACGATGATGGTGCTTTCGGTAGCAATGTTCTTTGGAGCAGGTCCAGTGTTTAACCTGACGGGCAAAGCCACCGATAGTTTGACGGACACCACCGCTTACGTTCGCGAGGTTCTGGGACCTGACGACAAACCCGCCGTAGGCCGAGTGCTGCCTGCAGGGCCTTCCGGCATGGATAAT